The DNA window GAGCTCCGCTAAAATCGGTGTATAATTCTGTTTCGTTTTGCAATAGGAGAAAGAAAAGCGTCGTCAGGAGGCCATTTTAGCTAAGGAACAGGTACCTAAATGCCTTACCTTCTGTCTTGTTCTTAATACCAATCCGATCACTTTCCGTTTAATATTTGGGAgaaaataaactattttagctttctaaaacaaaatttattaattgcttCAAGACTTGTTTCTTTATGACTTTATTTCATGTTCCTTTTCCTTGTCTATACATGaatctatttaaattttatttactgaTGCCATTTTGGTGATTTGGGCCATTGAATGAGttatattcaaaatttgttgTCTAAATTGAGCTTTTGTTGAACTTGTTATCGTGTTTCGGTGGGTCCAAACTATACGCTTTTTGGTTATTGTTTAATAGGGGTCGTAAAAGACCAACTTTGCCATCTTGGTATCAGTTACTTCCCTCAAGATATTAAccaaaaccaattttttttttaatttaggaaCTACAGAAACAGAAAGAAATGCTGTTGGCCGCCGAAATGGTAAGAGGACTAGATAATCCCTTGGAATAAGtaataaaatgcattaaacTTTGTTATTTTCTCTCTATAAAGGAACGAGAACGTCGTCGCCAACACATGAGTCTTATTCGGATGTTGGAGCTTCGTCGGAAATTCGAGGATCGTGAAAAGAAGAAACATCAGCTGGTGCTGGACCGTTTGCTTCTGCGTGAGCGTCGTATGGCGGAGCGCAAACGAGATGCCGAGATTTTGCAGTTGATAAGGCGTCCTAATGAGGACTCTGAAATGCCACAAGAACTGGTAATCCCAGAGCTGGATAGGATTGCAGGGAACAGACTTCCCGGCCAGGCAATGGCCGATTTGCTGATGGTCTTTGAATTCCTGCATAATTTCGGGGAGACTCTGGGCTTTGACATGGAATCACTGCCCTCGCTTCAAAACCTGCATGATGCTTTAATGAGCGATAGCAATGCGGATGCGGAGGAGGAGTTGCTGTCGGTGATGACGCATCTATTGGTTTGTGCCATTGAGGATCCAGGTGTTCCCAATCCCGGCAGACACACCACTTTACTGGGACAATCGCTTCGCAATGCGGACATCACCAACTCGAATGTATCCGAAATCCTGAGGATTTATCTGTATGCTACGGCCACCGGCGAAGTGCGTCAAATGCACGGAATCACTGTGGATCGTGAGCGGGAGAGAAGGGTGCCAGATCATCACCAACTAGATAGCGATACCAcctcacactcgcactcagTAAAGAACCAGGAGTATTATAAGCTTCTCCATGAAAACGATACCTGGAAGTTGTCGCAATCGCTGAAAGATCGCCCCTTCGTTGCGTTGAATCCCACCCGTAAAGCCCAAATGTTGGCCCATCTTTGCAATGACCTGCTCATGAACAAGGCCGTGCTCCGCCAGATTGATGGAAGCCTGGAAACTTGCGCCCAGATGCGAAAGGAGAAATACATGACGGACATGAAGGTGCGCAAGTACAAGGCTCTTCACATGCGCAAGGCTCGAATTGAGGCGTACGAACGAGCTCAGGCGGAGCGTGAGGCGGCCATGCAGGCGTTGATGGCACAGCAGAAGCTGGATGCAGAACGTCTTAAGGCGGAGGAGGAAGCCAAGGCCGCggcagcagaagaagcagcagctgcagccgaAACAGATGGAGAGGCAGCCAAAGGTGGCTCACCCAATGGCGAGATGGCAGAAGATGGCGATCAGGCTGTGGAGGGAGCCGCCAAGGAACCCCAACCGCAGCAACCAATGGAAGTGGATGGCGTGGTCGATGAGGAATCTCTTGTAAGTCCTGCCAAACCCATCGTCCAAACGGACAATAGTCTGACGCCCAGCAAACAGGACATGCCCACACCCACCTACCAAATTAATGGATCCAGCACACCTACCACAAGTGCTGTTACTGGAGGCGACATGAATGCTCTGCTGCAGGCCAAGAAAAGCGGGGCCCGGAACTCCATCAACGATGAACACCACCACGATGTTAGTATTATTGACGATGATCTTTCCGACTTGGATTCGGAGATCACAAATGtcgaggaggacgaggacaaTCGCTTGAGTGCCGATGAGTTGCAGAAGAAGCTTGACAAGATTGTCAGAGCTTCCCTTAACTGCAAAGAGGCGCTGGAGAAGAGCACAAATCAGCTGAGAGCAGCGTGCTTCGGGCAGGATCGCTTCTGGCGTCGCTACTGGAAGTTGCCCAAGGCTGGTGGTATTTTTATTGAAGCACTTGAGTCGGCCCAGAATGATATATGCGGTTATCACGAGGCATTGGAGGGCATGGATGACAAAAAGGATGCAAATGATAAGAAAGAGAACTCCGAAAATGAGAAAGATATTGCGGCGGAGTCCAGTGAGCAAgcaatggatgtggatgaatCTGACACGAAACTGGAAGATGGTGTTCCAGCTCCGGACGTCGAGATGCCTGAATCTAATCAACAGAACGCACATCAGGATGAGGaagatgacgatgatgatgtaACTGAAATCAACAAGGTGGAACCGGAAATTGTTGATCTGggcgatgatgacgacgatgcAGCTCCTCCACTGCCCAAGATTGAACCTCCCAGGCCAGAGATCAAAGTTAAATCAGAAATGGAGCTGATGGGTCCACCACCCACGACCATGATATCCACTAAGACCGACTTTGAAgctgaaattaaaatacccGCTATGCCCGGCATCTTGATGCCGCCTACCcttaacaacaataacaccaataataacaataacaacaatggaAGCGACAACTGTGATAAGTTGGACACTGGTTTGGGACtaggacagcagcagcagaacttTAGCCAGTCTGTGATCAAGACGGAGGATGTGAAAAAAGAGGATGACTGCATAATAGTATCTACATCCAGTGTCGACGATACACCAAAGTGGTTTTCCATTGTTCGTCGGGAGGTTCCACTCATCAGTGAGCTGCCAGCGGAGGAGGGAGGCGTGGTGGGCCAGGAACTGCAAATCAGCTATGCAAATCAGAATTGCTCGGcccaactgcagctgcaaggTCATCCATGGGATTTGATCAACAACATGCAGTACTATTCGATTCCAATGGACGAATGCAAGGTGGACACCAGCAAACTGGGCCACGAGTGCATCTTCTCGCTGAGCGGGCTCGATGAAAAGCAAATGCTAGCCAAGGTGGAGGAGTATAAGGCCCACAAGGTGGAGTCAAAAAACGGTCTGGGCTCTCCTCATCGCCACCACGAGACTAAAGATGATGAGGAGCAGGCCAAGCTGAAGTTGGACAAGGAGATGGACACCGAAATGGAAACAGATGGAGATGAGCTTGCCGGCAAGGAAAAGTTTTTTCGCTTGCGCTCTGATGCACCACCGGATACGGGAGGAGGGGCCAGCGAGGGCACTGATGTAAAGCCCAAGATGGAGCTTCGTTTGGATGAGGCGTTATCACAGGCATATTACCACAACATAGCCAATATGTCATTGAGCAGTGTTCAAACTTATATACCCATCGACATCCCTCTGCCGCTTTCCATGACCCCCGATGAGCATCGCCTGCTGGAGCAGGTTAAGCTAGCAGGTTTTCCGAAACGAGTTCACGGCGTTTACGTGCCTCGCAGGCAGCGCTACGGCTGGTGGCAATTGGACGATGAACAGAAGCTGCGCCAGCTGCTCAAAACACTCAATCCGTCCGGTTTGAGGGAGCGCGAACTGCAGGAGAATCTTCAACGTTTCCTAGGGCTGGAACAGCCATTGGGTGTGAATTATCAGCTGAAATCGGACACCGATTTCCCGGAGGAATTCCTAATGCCTGACAAAAAGGGCGATTGGAATCCCAAGGTGGCCAAACGAGTGGAGCTTGCCCTTATCGAACAACTAGAATCGCTGGAGGACAAGGTGGCCAGTGCTTCCATGCAACTGAAGAACTGGCAATTGCCCAACCGCGTGGAGAGTGAACTCACCTTGGACTCGCAGGAGGATGTCACCGAGGAGGACTTCGTGAGCATCATACCCATGATCCGTGAAAGAATCATTGACTTGGAGGCAAATATCGAAAGGCGTTACTTGAAGCCGCCGTTGGGCTCGCAGACAGGCGATGCCCATTTGGCGGTGATTGCCCAGAACCAGCATACCAGCACCCAGACGCAGAACTCCGCATCGGCAGCCGCATATCTCCTGcagatgcaacagcagcagcagcaacagcagttggcccaacagcagcaacagcaacagagtTCAGGTACGGGAAATAGCCTGAATCCCTCATCCTTCAACGAGCGTACAATGGCTTTGGCGGCAGCAGCCGCGGGGCCAGGAAACGCAAGCGGAGGCGCAAACACGGCACTCGTAGCAGGAGCTATGCCCTGCGAATCGGGCAGCGGAGAAGCGAACTCCGGCAACGCCTCCCCGGCCAGCAACTGCGACAGCGATCGGGATGAGAAGGTGGAGCAGATCCCCAAGGGATTGGTGCAGTGGCGTGACGCGGTGTCCCGATCGCACACCACCGCCCAGCTGGCGATGGCCCTGTACGTGCTGGAATCCTGCGTGGCCTGGGACAAGAGCATTATGAAAGCGGTAAGATTAGGAGGGTGTTGAAAACCTTTGAGAAATCCCGATAAGAAAACGATAACCTGCTTGGCACCCGCCTATATTTGTGGTCCATTTCATTGTTGTTTTGGCtgcacacacactaacaccCACTACTCACACCCCACACACATGATTGTACACTCATGCATTGCACAACCATCTAATATTTCGACACACTAACCGGTATTCACCACAACTGAAACGGAGGTTTTGAAAATTTAGTGAAGAGAACATGTATCACAGTTGTTTTATGATTTGTATTCTTGACTTGCATTTTAAGTTTTCTCTatacgttttgttttttttaatgcaattatcTTTTATTGAAATAGCTTTAACAGAATAGTAATTTATTCAAGAATAATAAGGCACATTgcgtaatattttatatggtaaatataaatttttaaagaatatGCAACTGTGATTACACTTCTTgatgaattttttttagtacATATGTAGTTAAGTAGTTTTGAAAAACCCCTTTGCATACAAAAAACTTGGAAATTGCCTGtgaaattaattcaaattttgttttgtttctccttccgattttgtttttcattctTAACTGTCTCTTGCTGAATGTTTGACTTGTTTGTTGCTTGTGGTGTTTCATGGTGTTCTTTAAtcaaaatacaacaaatttaacgctttcatactcacacacacacaactacATTATCcaccactcacacacacatctaCATGAATGCTTTGGTTGCCCATTACCGTTTACTGTTTACCGATAACCGCTAAACCCCCTACAAACGAAACCCACCAAACCCACCAAACCCACCACGACTGTTAATCCCACCCTTCAAACGAACCGTTTCGAACTGCCAtccgaaaagtatgcaacaaaaaacaagtcCAGCAAAAAGAAGAGCAGCGCCAAAAAGCAGGCAACACCCtcgaagaagcagcagcagaagaaaaagaaaaaggagcagcagttgaCCCCCAATGGAAAAGACAGCAAAACGGCTATCAATAAGCCAGAAAACAAGGCTCCGCTGAGCATCAAAATCAACCTTAAGGCTCTGGCCCAAAATGGGCAGTGTTTGCTGAATCAAACCCACAATAAAACTCCCCCTATCCTAACCAAATCCCCAACCGCATCCCCATCCTCCCATCCAAACACTAGCGACTCCGACTCGGACTTTGGCAAACggacgaagaagaagagcGGCGGCAAACGCAGACGCTcggccaacaaaacaaactcTAGCAAATATTCCAATTCCTTACAGAATTGCCAGTTCTGCACGTCCGGCGAAAACGAGGACAAGTTGCTACTGTGCGACGGCTGCGACAAGGGCTATCACACCTATTGCTTCAAGCCCAAGATGGACAACATTCCCGATGGCGATTGGTGAGTACCAGTACCAGAACAAGTACCAGTCCTTTATCTCTAAACATCCTCATTCCTCACATGTCACTGTCATAGattacaaaaaagaaaacacattAATCCGCGTTGTCTTGTTGAGCGTTGATCGTTAACCTTTGAGAAACTGTGGCACTGTTCCTCTCtccctttctctctctctgtacCCAACTACAATCCCTAATCTGTTGAACTTTTAGTAACTTTATAAACTTTCCCTCTGCTATTCCAGGTACTGCTACGAGTGCGTGAACAAGGCCACCAATGAGCGCAAGTGCATCGTTTGCGGCGGTCATCGTCCTTCGCCCGTGGGCAAGATGATCTACTGTGACTTGTGTCCCCGTGCCTACCACGCCGATTGTTATATACCACCGCTGTTGAAGGTACCTCGTGGCAAGTGGTACTGCCACGGCTGCATCTCGCGGGCGCCTCCGCCGAAGAAGAGAAGTGCCGGTGGAACGtccggcagcagcagcaaatccAGAAGGGACAGGGATAGGGAGTCGGGCGGTTCGGCCAAGCGGCGTAGCGACAACAGCAAGACACCAGCCATGGAgcacatgcagcagcagcagcagcagatgccaCTGGCAGGCGGGGATtcccaccaccatcatcatcaccagcagcCGCCGTCGCTGAACTCCTCGCACGATGAGTCGATGAATTCTCTGCCGGCGGCTCCTCTGAGGTGAGTGTGGGGGCCTGCGGGCGGCTGAATGGGCGGCGGAGTACACGGTCCGGGTTCCAGTTAAATAATGCCTCTGCTCTCTGCAGTCCGGCGCACTCGGTGGTCTCGGCTACGACCTACGATGACCAGCACCATGCCAACAACTCGGTCGATGGCAACAGTCGCTTCCACGCGCATCTCATTCCCCCGTCAAATAATGGCACTGCGGCTCTGCTGGAAGATGTGCCGGGCGGCGGCAGTGTGATGCCCGGTGGCTACCCAGTTTATACGCCAGTTGCGGCTGGCAACTTCTCAGCCGGATTGATTAACCAAGCGCCGGTGCCGCCAGCGATGCCGTTTGCCAACGTGGTCGCCATGTCGCCACGGGCTGTCACGCCCACCCGCACCCGAACGCCTACACCGACGCCAGCACCCActccgccaccaccaccgccgacACCGCTGCTCATGCAGGCCTCGCCCACAGTTACCGCCCTCCATGTAAACGCCTGCCAGTCGCCGCCCCAACAACAGCACGCCCAACTGATGACCATGCCCTCGCCTCCAGCCATTGGAGTCGGAGCGGCAACTAACCAAATGTCGCCGCCGCCTATCAATATACATGCCATCCAGGAAGCCAAGGAGAAGCTGAAGCAGGAGAAGAAGGAAAAGCACGCCACCAAGAAGCTCATGAAGGAGCTGGCCGTCTGCAAGACGCTTTTGGGGGAAATGGAGGTGGGAACTAAACGAATCCTTTAATAAATTGGTTACCTAATGTGGTTTGCTTTACTTCTTGCAGCTTCATGAGGACTCGTGGCCATTTCTTTTGCCAGTAAACACCAAGCAGTTTCCCACATATcgaaaaataatcaaaactCCCATGGACTTGTCCACAATCAAAAAGAAACTGCAAGATTTGAGGTTAGTAACGCAACTTAACTCCTATAAAAACCATAAACTCACTAGTTGAACTTTGATTTGAACAGCTACAAAACCCGTGAGGACTTCTGCGTGGACGTGCGTCAGATCTTCGACAATTGTGAGATGTTTAACGAGGACGATTCGCCCGTTGGCAAGGCAGGGCACGGCATGCGCAAGTTCTTCGAGTCACGTTGGGGTGAACTGACTGACAAGCACTCCTGATCCAGCACTACTAGCCTGCCACAGATCCAGATGGCCACCAGCACCAGTAACACCATCAGCATGGGCACTACCGGCACCATCGTCACACCGAACAACATGGCCGTTACAGCAACGCATCCCATTGAAATGGTCACCGTGATCGCGGCAACGCAAAAGGATGAGGAGGCAGCCGTGGAGACGACAACAGCATTAACTGAAGCAGCACAATTTTGGTCAAGAGATTAGATTAGGTTAAGCAGAGATTGTACATAAATGGGAGGAAGGAGAGGGTTAGTTATAGTCTAGAAGCGCAGCATacacattaatatatatatttatatatagtagATATATAAACACAAACGCGAAAGTATTCAACGTCCTACGTCGGTAAAGACCTTGAAAAGGGGTAGctttgattaaattaaatcaccAGCCAAGGCGAACAACAAGCATGCAAGTGAAGAAGTGTAATCAGATATTAAGCATCCAAGGGcggaagaagcagcagcagcaacagtatAAACACGAACTATTAGCCGACATAAACTAGCAGTTAGAAATCGTATCGCATAAGAAGCCATTTACAGTAGACGCCCGGACTGGATGAACGCTGACAAATGACAAAAGAACACGTACAAAAACTGTCTACCAATTTCCGGTCAGATCCGATCGATCGATCAATCGTTTGAACAGTATTTTGTGCACAAAGCCGCGTCGCTTTATTTTCTACACTTACAATTCGAactctaattttaaaaactattttttaagCACCAACGAAGCGCTCATTTAAGTTTTAAAGTGTATTTTGTACTTATAGCAACTCCGAAATCTGTATTTAAACGTATTATAACTAGAGCTAACAGTTGCCCAGGCAAAAATGCGAACAATTATACTCAAAAGGCGGTGCGAGGAGGACttgtaaatgtaaatgaaagcatattaaaattaaatgtattaaattatttattctgTGTAAATTTTCCACACTGTAGTTGGTACTTTGATCGTAACTTTGGCAAATCGCAAATACAACtcgaaatcaaatcaaatcgaatcggagaataaatttaaattaacttatCCGAACGAAAGAAGCCGACGAAGCAGATAGGAAGTGCAGTGAGGAAGTGCAGTGGACATATCCTAGCGGGATCTAAGCGCAACTCCAGGACAGTATTAGAGGCAGTGGGATCCGGCTAGCAAGGCATCTGACATTTTAGCTGTACATATATAGGAAGTAGCCAGCCCGCATACAAAATTCAAGCCGATGCAAGCAATACAGACAGATACGCCTATATAGACGGTGAAATTGTTGGGGGGAATTACAAATGttacatataaattaaattactatATACACAGAATACGAATTAGCAAAGCAATGATATTTACACGATGGTATCtacatttttgaataaatcGAAACTCATTTGCAGTGCAGCACAATAATTGaatgaaattgaaactgaaactaatacagaaactgaaacagaaaaagcaaaataGAGCGAAGAATGATTTTAGAGAGTGCGAGGGCGGCCAGTCAATATCAGTATGATTTGCAACAAGACGATAATAGTTTAGAACACCAGACCAGAACTACCTACACCTacaaccagccagccagccgaaCACAGAATTAGTTGAGCGAGAGCATGTATTTTTTAGCGCAGCCATTATAGTTTGTAAAGAGGTCGATGATATTCGGTGCATGGATTATTTGGACCCGTGTTTACCACAAAATGAGCGAGATGCATTCGCAATGAGTTGCTTGTGTAAATAGGTAGCGAAAGTCCCTGAACCCATGCATGTACATTGTATATAGGATAACGATACGCATTATGCGGCATAAGTCCCAAGTTCAGTGCCCCTCCCCGCATTACCCAATATCCATTACCCATTACCCATTACGAATGAGCCATGAGCTACGTTATTGGCATGTTATTGGCATTCATACAGTTGTGTCACTTCACTATAATTGATTCGCAATAATTGAGCATTGAGCAgtcagcaaacagcaaacagcattCGCTGCCCCGTTTGCAACTCGCGTATGGATATCTAAATTCCATGGGGAGGACTGTGGAAGCTCCCCGCCATAACAATAACTGCATACATAATGGAATCttgatttgtatttatgtGTGTTCGTGGTGATACAACAGATagatgatatatatatatatatatatattttaaaattatatgtacCCAACCTACGCATATGTGAATGTAACTTActcattaacaaatattaaacgaTGGATATACTCGATAACCAAGCATCCATATTATGATTGTGAGGGGATAGCTGCCAGCTATTGCCGCTATGGCCACATAtgctaaaacaaaacaatactgaaaattacaaaaaaaatcatacATTTTGGTGGGGCATTTTCGACATTTGTGCACAAggaaaatataagtaaatcatataaaacataaaacgAATCTTTTTTGGCGGCTTAATTtgaaacaattatttatttgggtGCTTTCCAGCTTCATTATAGCAAATTCAATTGTTTACTAAGCAAACTTAAACCATCTGAGTAAATTGAGAAGACAGCCACTTAAAAATGGACACAATTTGCTGACTGTAATCTTAAACTGCTCCTCAGACATGCAATTTTATATGATCGACATATGAACTTACAAAAACCGAACCGCTTTTGGATGGCCAAGATGCTGGATGCCCCACACGCTCCATCGACAGCTGACTGAGCATGGCTGATCTGATCTGATCTGACCAATCCAAACCAATTCAGTGCTCATCTGTAACCCATGCTAACCACAAGCTTTTGAGCCTGGCCATTTGGCCACTTGGCTACTTGGCCATTTGCTTGACCGTTTACCGTTCCATTCGGGCCATGCTTCGTTGGCTGTGACAGGCCATAATCATACAAATGAAACGGGCAGAAAACGGAACAATCTGCATTTTGAAAGCGCATTAAAGACTCACCGCAACTGTCGGATGGAATGGGATCGTCGGAGATCTCAAAAGGCGTTCTCTTACGAGCGGTGCTTTTATTTCCCCATCCGATTTACGACTTCAAATCAATCGGGCAGCAGCATAAATCACTTCCTTTGTTGCTTGCGCTAAATTTGAATTGCTGACAGATTGGCCAGCATTTGAGAACCCTTTTTTTACGTGGGTGCGAATGCCTTTTAGCCAGAAATCTTTCGGAAGCATAAACATGAAGTTTTGTTGTGAGAACGGCGGTAGCCTGAGGTGTTAATGTCTTAGCCGATTTTAATCCGCAGCAATCAGGGCTCCAAACGCTTGACAAAAGATGTGCTTACCTTTTTACCTCTAAAGGCTCGATTTTCAGTCGCCGGCGATATTGACAGTTGGAAACTCGAAACGCTTTAAATTCACTGATTTATGTAATTATTCGCAGCGACAAGAATTTCGTGCGCAGTCCAACGGCGaacgaaatacaaaaaaatcgaaaaggTGGAAAGGGACGACTCCAGCAGAGGAGGACCACGACTGAAGATTGGGTCCGCTGCATCAGCCACATTATCAAAACATCATGGAAGATGACCAAATTAACTGGTCCCCAACCGAAGACGACAGACTGCAAGTTGCACTGCGAGGAAATAGGTAGCGGTCTGAAATAGCTCGTCAATTTAAAACATATCAATTTCCTTGTGTTTGGATTTAAGTTTGATTCTATGTGGGAAATAGATTATGTCACAAACCAAATAActttgttaattttaattaaattaattttaattttaaaaaatcgaCACAACACATTTTATTCTAGAGCAAATGGTTTTAAGGTAAAGACAACTCACTTCTTcagttttaaatttacttCGTAATTTTCCTGCATAAACTTATCAAATCGCACCTGATTTTCGAGGGTACAAAACTGAGTTCCTTAAAACCAGtatcaaatcaaaaaagtCACATTGCATCGTGTTTTTTTCTGATATCCTAAAAGTTTGGCTcacattttcttttcttttttaaactTGAATTTTACCCGGTTTTATTTATCTATCAATGAATTTTCGCTTTATTCCGAATGATTTTTCAAATGCATTGAACATTTGTTCCCTGTGCAGAGGCATCTTCAGTCCAAGCTCCACTGCAATGGCGACTACTTAGCGGTGCTACCTGGTCAGAACCCCTTCCTCCAGCCCCTCCAACCCCTCCCCCCCTCGTCTGCTGCGGAGGGCAATAAAATTGACTCCATCGAAATTAAGAACGAACCAAACAAAATTGTATTGAAAGGTCTTTGTGGAACTGCAGGCGGCACGGGGAGCAGCCAACTAATTTAGTGCCCTGCACCGAAACGAGTTTCGACTGCATCCTCCGATTCCACTCCATGCCAGCTATACCTATAAACCCATATGTatacctaca is part of the Drosophila yakuba strain Tai18E2 chromosome 2R, Prin_Dyak_Tai18E2_2.1, whole genome shotgun sequence genome and encodes:
- the LOC6530260 gene encoding bromodomain adjacent to zinc finger domain protein 2B isoform X4, which encodes MNKNAGDGSDGKNSNKNSNAGGGAGAGGPHDPSGLLDAASLFAYWGRDPTGAAAAAASNPLFNSQFNAAAAAGLGLLPQAGGASANDRYSMAAAAAAAAGAHHHQNTMAVAASQAASLAGLHPASWWSMAQLAAQDYFSRLQASGLSPFPHPDLAAAFGPAGMGMGGGAGGAGAGGGGAGVLGQGGGGNGGSGNGGGGSSSGSSGSKSNKSRKEKRAAQQQQQQQQSLANSLNAAAAAAAAAAANNPAAALASMHGFGVGVPGTSIPSVSTGSGSISTNSGGHGSYKSTASAYGKPSTMTSSSMASNPGSAYDPVTLHKELLAMQAVAAAASGSGSSGSSGKKSGGGGSSSSSMHGLGMGIGGGGGMMSSGKASTSVSASNSSLGGMHPSLTSSNPLMSPHSGLGSSSSSSSKDREKNNPSLNALNSLSQFGALGMTPQQSMQAAMNAFAASTGVSPSATVTSSPHHSSQQQQQMGGNSSTSGSGKSSSKDYMMGSTGSEHPSLLGVRLPPDTEIIKYTSSIVGPKIPGTTSRGRKKTISETEQQTTQQQQKQQHQAEQHLLQQQQQAQKELDSTKNAISSLLAFPGLSPAKRARLEMEYAAMAAAAQQQHQQAQQQHQAQQQLHGMLGAAGIPGMAGLVGLPGMSGNPLDQLTVSKASSSTAPTTSTSSSSAGSNLLNQSNSDRVEVIKLPPTITSNGAYNLSSKGKEVHDLTTDMAPNSGGVNLSLKSNASGNALTPSGAVGSASNPITIDDFDAPLNLSMKPSDKSNSSSSNAAAGGSSSSTAALASLASDYQAASSGQSGNSLQSLSSITAALGGTGGMPGGSISGSGGTSPAPAGAGSGAAGGGSGSGSGGGSSSYKEGRPRNLGRGVSKPKKNTVASLLAQSRAVGLKPMLATQQLLQQGADIEKIRLALSEANAHMETSTDSESVAAESGLSESESEDANILNVAELRVPLELGWKRETVIRGLTKQGQIRGEVTYYAPGSTTPLKSNGQVFAILEQQPSNLSRENFSFSARAIVGSFLQPAPPPYANDGEYIRMTDEDVAKRLEDLKVFTRQTLNVEQRIEIAKQQQAMRDAKKLQKEELARNKEKARQEKNSKLEQQRKDKELKNQQAIEERKKRQEELDRLKQEELLKKQQEKEKRRQEAILAKEQELQKQKEMLLAAEMERERRRQHMSLIRMLELRRKFEDREKKKHQLVLDRLLLRERRMAERKRDAEILQLIRRPNEDSEMPQELVIPELDRIAGNRLPGQAMADLLMVFEFLHNFGETLGFDMESLPSLQNLHDALMSDSNADAEEELLSVMTHLLVCAIEDPGVPNPGRHTTLLGQSLRNADITNSNVSEILRIYLYATATGEVRQMHGITVDRERERRVPDHHQLDSDTTSHSHSVKNQEYYKLLHENDTWKLSQSLKDRPFVALNPTRKAQMLAHLCNDLLMNKAVLRQIDGSLETCAQMRKEKYMTDMKVRKYKALHMRKARIEAYERAQAEREAAMQALMAQQKLDAERLKAEEEAKAAAAEEAAAAAETDGEAAKGGSPNGEMAEDGDQAVEGAAKEPQPQQPMEVDGVVDEESLVSPAKPIVQTDNSLTPSKQDMPTPTYQINGSSTPTTSAVTGGDMNALLQAKKSGARNSINDEHHHDVSIIDDDLSDLDSEITNVEEDEDNRLSADELQKKLDKIVRASLNCKEALEKSTNQLRAACFGQDRFWRRYWKLPKAGGIFIEALESAQNDICGYHEALEGMDDKKDANDKKENSENEKDIAAESSEQAMDVDESDTKLEDGVPAPDVEMPESNQQNAHQDEEDDDDDVTEINKVEPEIVDLGDDDDDAAPPLPKIEPPRPEIKVKSEMELMGPPPTTMISTKTDFEAEIKIPAMPGILMPPTLNNNNTNNNNNNNGSDNCDKLDTGLGLGQQQQNFSQSVIKTEDVKKEDDCIIVSTSSVDDTPKWFSIVRREVPLISELPAEEGGVVGQELQISYANQNCSAQLQLQGHPWDLINNMQYYSIPMDECKVDTSKLGHECIFSLSGLDEKQMLAKVEEYKAHKVESKNGLGSPHRHHETKDDEEQAKLKLDKEMDTEMETDGDELAGKEKFFRLRSDAPPDTGGGASEGTDVKPKMELRLDEALSQAYYHNIANMSLSSVQTYIPIDIPLPLSMTPDEHRLLEQVKLAGFPKRVHGVYVPRRQRYGWWQLDDEQKLRQLLKTLNPSGLRERELQENLQRFLGLEQPLGVNYQLKSDTDFPEEFLMPDKKGDWNPKVAKRVELALIEQLESLEDKVASASMQLKNWQLPNRVESELTLDSQEDVTEEDFVSIIPMIRERIIDLEANIERRYLKPPLGSQTGDAHLAVIAQNQHTSTQTQNSASAAAYLLQMQQQQQQQQLAQQQQQQQSSGTGNSLNPSSFNERTMALAAAAAGPGNASGGANTALVAGAMPCESGSGEANSGNASPASNCDSDRDEKVEQIPKGLVQWRDAVSRSHTTAQLAMALYVLESCVAWDKSIMKANCQFCTSGENEDKLLLCDGCDKGYHTYCFKPKMDNIPDGDWYCYECVNKATNERKCIVCGGHRPSPVGKMIYCDLCPRAYHADCYIPPLLKVPRGKWYCHGCISRAPPPKKRSAGGTSGSSSKSRRDRDRESGGSAKRRSDNSKTPAMEHMQQQQQQMPLAGGDSHHHHHHQQPPSLNSSHDESMNSLPAAPLSPAHSVVSATTYDDQHHANNSVDGNSRFHAHLIPPSNNGTAALLEDVPGGGSVMPGGYPVYTPVAAGNFSAGLINQAPVPPAMPFANVVAMSPRAVTPTRTRTPTPTPAPTPPPPPPTPLLMQASPTVTALHVNACQSPPQQQHAQLMTMPSPPAIGVGAATNQMSPPPINIHAIQEAKEKLKQEKKEKHATKKLMKELAVCKTLLGEMELHEDSWPFLLPVNTKQFPTYRKIIKTPMDLSTIKKKLQDLSYKTREDFCVDVRQIFDNCEMFNEDDSPVGKAGHGMRKFFESRWGELTDKHS